The following nucleotide sequence is from Elusimicrobia bacterium HGW-Elusimicrobia-1.
GATTAACGCGCATTATGGCGGTCGCGGCGTCAATAAGCTTCTCCTTGTACATATCGACGGCAATCTTGACGGCCGCCGTGCCGTTGCGTTTTCCGACACGGCACTGCAACATGTAGAGTTTCCCTTTTTCTATGGTGAACTCTATGTCCTGCATGTCATGATAATGCTTTTCAAGACGGGCCTGTATGTCGAAAAGCTCCTTGTAGATTCCGGGCATTATCTGTTCGAGCGTGGGAAATTTTTGGCTCTGGGCGTTCTTTGATTTGTCATTTATGGGCGCGGGCGTGCGGATGCCGGCGACGACGTCTTCGCCTTGCGCGTTGACGAGATACTCGCCGTAAAAATAATTGTCGCCGTTTCCGGGATTGCGGGTGAACGCGACGCCCGTCGCCGAGTCGTCGCCCATATTGCCGAAAACCATCGACTGAACGTTGACGGCCGTTCCCCATTCGTCGGGAATGCGCTCAATCCTGCGATAGTCCACGGCGCGTCTGCCGTTCCACGACATAAACACGGCGCCGATGCCGCCCCAGAGCTGATCTTCGGGCTTTTCCGGAAAACTTTTGCCGAGTTCGGAACTTATCATATTTTTGAACGTCGCGACAAGACCTTTGAGGTCGTCGGCCGTCATTTCGGTATCGAGTTTATATCCTTTGGAATGTTTGAGTTCTTCAAGCTTCTCGTCCATAAGTTTGCGTATGCCTTTGCCTCTTGCGGGTTCTCTGCCTTCGGCTTTTTCCATAACTACGTCGGCATACATCATAACAAGCCGACGGTAGGCGTCATAGGCAAAACGCGGATTATTCGTCATTTTGATGAGGCCCCGGACGGTTATGTCGTTAAGGCCGATGTTCAAAACCGTGTCCATCATTCCCGGCATGGATTTTCTGGCGCCCGAACGCACGGAAACGAGCAGCGGATCGTTTACGTCGCCGAATTTCTTGCCCATAAGTTCTTCGACTTTTTTAAGGGCTTTGTTGACCTCGTCTTTGAGAGTCGGGGGATATTTCTTTTTATTTTCGTAGTAATGTGTGCAGACGTCGGTGGTAATTGTGAAGCCCGGGGGGACGGGCAGACGCAGGTTCTTATGTCCCGCCATCTCGGCGAGGTTCGCGCCTTTTCCGCCCAGCAGATTCTTCATCGACTCGTTGCCGTCGGCCTTCCCGCCGCCGAAAAAATAAACGTACTTCTTTGACTTAGCCATGGTAACGTCTCCTTTTCTATCTATATATCTCGTGAGTTCCTATGTCGTAATATAAAACTTCGCCGGGGTCGCAAAATCTGAACAATAATCTGTACTCGTAATTGACACGATACGACCAATAACCCGATAACTCACCTTTCAATTTATGGGTATTTAACTTTCGCTCAAACGGATTTGACAAAAATATCTTTTCCTGTCTTTGAGCAAGTTTCTTTATGTTCTCCGGCAGTTTTCGGTACGCTCTTGTAAAGTGTGAAGTCGGATAAATCTTGGAGATTTTCATCTCTTGTCAAGCTGAGACAATGAGCGCATCGGACGTATCTTGCCCGCCTTGTATTCTTTTTCACCCTCTCTGATTTTAATCAGCGCATCGCGGGTTTCGTCCAAACGACGCCGAAGGTTATCGTACTCTTTCTTCGGCAATATGACCAGTTCGTCGCCGTGAGTAATTTTTTTTGGTACCAAGGTCAATGTTGTCATAATGAACCTCTCGAATAATATGGGTGAATTGTCCTACTGAAGTGTCTGAGGTTTGACTTCCACAATTCCGCGGGTAACCGCCTGCTTGGCCGCGGCCGAAAGCCCCGCGTTCCATTCCTTCATCTCATCCAAGTCCAATCTCTTGACGACCACGTCCACCCGACGGTTCTTGGCGCGGTTTTCGGGAGTATCGCCGGGTGAGACGGGATGATATTCGCCGTATCCGGAGGCGGTAAGCCGCTTCGGCTCGAAAGATAAATCCTCGAGCATAAATCTCAAAAGATTTGTGGCGCGGGACGTGGAGAGTTCCCAGTTCGACGGAAACTGCGACGTTCGTATGGGAGTGTTATCGGTATGGCCCTCTATGGTTATTCTGTTGGGGTCGTCGGTAAGAAGCGACATTACGTCTCTGATTATCGTCTTGGCTTCGGGATAGATTTCGGCTTTTCCCGGGTCGAACATATACTTTTCGGAAAACGTTATTATCAAACCTTCCTTCTGCGAGAGTTGTGTGGAAACAAACGACTGCAGGGAATTCGCCAGGACGTAACCGTCTATCCTCTCTTTGATTTTCTTGAGTTGGTCCTCGGTAGCCGCGGCGGAAAGAGCGAAAAGCATGACGAAAAACACCAGCAGCTGCGTGACGAGGTCGCCGTAGGATGTCATCCACTGAGGTGTAGGAGGCGGCTTAGCTTCTTCTATTTTTTGAAGTGCCATTTTGTTTTAGTCGAGACGCAAGAAGCAATATTCGCCTCTTGGGTCTGCCTAAGCTTTTTATCCGTCTAAATTTTTATGCTCCGGCCGCGGCGCGTTCTCTGGCCGACGCGATTTTTCTTAAGCGCGGCTCAAGAT
It contains:
- a CDS encoding type II toxin-antitoxin system mRNA interferase toxin, RelE/StbE family, whose translation is MKISKIYPTSHFTRAYRKLPENIKKLAQRQEKIFLSNPFERKLNTHKLKGELSGYWSYRVNYEYRLLFRFCDPGEVLYYDIGTHEIYR